From Huiozyma naganishii CBS 8797 chromosome 11, complete genome, a single genomic window includes:
- the POP3 gene encoding Pop3p (similar to Saccharomyces cerevisiae POP3 (YNL282W); ancestral locus Anc_3.79), with protein MSSSLRAIEKKVALRKQVYKTVLGSPFVNEAHMWPRVQDQAVVLELLKGTVLNKCVHLQGVERGQWPLDVATDYNEIVKLLGAAGGPQELDAILFVCPRDSGIPPVLLQQVPLMCYTSRGTVTLVQLPQGSHKLLLAEPLYCKEGLLLVHCNDKLDGKFVAAVRDKTDPLRFPWLDGIAYQRTDLKLLKTTAPLKRKQK; from the coding sequence ATGTCGTCTTCGCTGCGTGCTATTGAGAAGAAAGTCGCGCTGCGCAAACAGGTGTACAAGACTGTACTGGGCAGTCCCTTTGTCAATGAGGCACACATGTGGCCTCGCGTACAAGATCAGGCCGTCGTCCTGGAGTTGCTCAAGGGCACAGTGCTGAATAAGTGCGTGCACTTGCAAGGTGTCGAGCGCGGGCAATGGCCGCTCGACGTCGCTACAGATTACAACGAGATCGTCAAATTGCTCGGTGCGGCCGGCGGTCCACAGGAACTCGACGCGATACTGTTCGTGTGCCCGCGGGACAGCGGGATCCCGCCCGTCTTGCTGCAGCAGGTTCCCCTGATGTGCTACACCTCTCGAGGGACCGTCACTTTGGTGCAATTGCCGCAGGGGTCGCACAAACTGCTCTTGGCGGAACCACTGTACTGCAAGGAGGGGCTTCTGCTGGTACATTGCAACGACAAACTCGACGGGAAGTTCGTCGCTGCGGTCAGGGACAAGACGGACCCGCTGCGGTTCCCCTGGCTGGACGGGATCGCCTACCAACGGACAGATCTCAAACTGCTGAAGACGACTGCACCGTTGAAGCGCAAGCAGAAATGA
- the MRPL10 gene encoding mitochondrial 54S ribosomal protein uL15m (similar to Saccharomyces cerevisiae MRPL10 (YNL284C); ancestral locus Anc_3.77), with protein sequence MLGIRCGWSLHPLRCMRAIHLISTLKPAANSTKSFKRLGRGASSNKGKTSGRGQKGQKARGKVKAWFEGGQTPIYKLFPKIGFTNVHARPLVPLNLERIVWFHRKGRLNLNEGEVLDMKKMRDAGVVTGKIKYGIKLLARGQFEFNLPWKVEASAASTKAIAAIERAGGSFVARYFSPMCLKAHLSPGWFIKRTGRVPLPARPIKRKYIDYYSNPDKRGYLIVENDPYYQRLQEAKRTGFSGAAKHAAKKSALERQLDKLTERGRSNQVHSTSKIVTFEEYSKGMV encoded by the coding sequence ATGCTGGGTATCCGTTGTGGTTGGTCGCTTCACCCGCTGCGGTGCATGCGTGCGATACACTTGATCTCCACGCTGAAACCGGCTGCAAACTCGACGAAGTCGTTCAAGAGACTCGGGCGTGGTGCATCGAGTAACAAGGGTAAGACGTCAGGGAGGGGCCAGAAGGGTCAGAAGGCTAGAGGGAAAGTGAAGGCGTGGTTTGAAGGTGGGCAGACGCCGATATACAAGCTATTCCCGAAAATTGGGTTCACAAACGTTCATGCAAGACCGCTCGTACCGTTGAACTTGGAGAGGATCGTTTGGTTCCATAGGAAGGGCAGGCTGAACCTCAATGAGGGTGAGGTGCTCGACATGAAGAAGATGCGCGATGCAGGGGTCGTTACTGGCAAAATCAAGTACGGAATCAAGCTTTTGGCGAGAGGCCAGTTCGAATTCAACCTACCGTGGAAAGTCGAAGCGTCGGCAGCGTCCACGAAGGCAATCGCAGCCATTGAACGTGCTGGAGGGTCCTTCGTCGCTAGGTACTTTTCGCCGATGTGCCTCAAGGCGCACTTGAGCCCAGGTTGGTTCATCAAAAGGACGGGACGAGTGCCTCTCCCTGCAAGACCCATCAAGAGGAAGTACATCGACTACTATAGCAATCCAGACAAGAGAGGGTACCTGATAGTGGAAAATGACCCGTATTACCAAAGATTGCAAGAGGCTAAACGGACAGGGTTTAGTGGTGCAGCAAAGCATGCCGCCAAGAAATCCGCATTGGAGAGACAGTTGGACAAGCTGACTGAAAGGGGGAGATCCAATCAAGTGCACTCCACTTCTAAGATTGTAACTTTCGAGGAATACTCGAAGGGGATGGTATGA
- the CUS2 gene encoding U2 snRNP complex subunit CUS2 (similar to Saccharomyces cerevisiae CUS2 (YNL286W); ancestral locus Anc_3.74), with protein MDAEEVELKEQLKHLKKAELAKRKLERREREQQKLKRPIKPPAAVYISGLPTSGISEDDIVDEFQPYGAVRKDHEGDWKCRLYRDAAGELKGDAILFYMNDESVTLAVEMMNGYAIKGCKINVEVAKFEEPKKETTSGDIEAEEEEEEEEEHEDHKRRKLDNKARDNTGESRTSRTLILANVLDIYRDFELGEIQDIKEDIVTGCEDFGEVINAEVDTGRGQIHVVFKLRKEALCCRENEGQVLRRSELLAYMIEDENVSEEENTGEESSEVDDETSGDNLLNDL; from the coding sequence ATGGATGCAGAGGAGGTCGAGTTGAAGGAGCAGTTGAaacacttgaagaaagcTGAGCTAGCGAAAAGGAAGTTGGAGAGGAGGGAACGTgaacaacagaaactgaaacgTCCAATAAAACCTCCTGCCGCCGTGTATATATCCGGTTTACCGACAAGTGGTATCTCAGAGGATGATATAGTCGACGAGTTTCAGCCGTACGGTGCTGTCAGGAAGGATCATGAGGGCGATTGGAAATGCCGATTGTACCGTGACGCAGCTGGCGAATTGAAGGGAGATGCGATACTGTTCTACATGAACGATGAATCTGTCACTTTAGCTGTTGAAATGATGAACGGATACGCTATCAAGGGCTGTAAGATCAACGTCGAAGTTGCCAAGTTTGAGGAaccaaagaaagaaaccacCTCTGGTGATAttgaagcagaagaagaagaggaagaagaggaagaacatGAGGATCACAAAAGACGAAAATTGGACAACAAGGCCCGAGATAACACTGGAGAATCAAGAACCAGCCGAACGTTGATACTGGCCAACGTTTTAGACATTTACCGAGATTTTGAGCTCGGCGAGATACAAGATATTAAGGAGGATATTGTCACCGGTTGCGAAGATTTCGGCGAAGTGATAAATGCGGAAGTTGACACCGGCAGAGGCCAGATTCACGTCGTCTTCAAACTCAGGAAGGAGGCTCTCTGTTGCCGTGAAAATGAAGGGCAGGTTCTTCGACGGTCGGAACTGCTGGCATATATGATAGAAGACGAAAATGTCTCTGAGGAGGAAAACACTGGGGAAGAGAGTAGCGAAGTCGATGACGAGACGAGCGGTGATAACTTGCTCAATGATCTTTGA
- the SEC21 gene encoding coatomer subunit gamma (similar to Saccharomyces cerevisiae SEC21 (YNL287W); ancestral locus Anc_3.73) produces MSAQTYKKFESAGSSDLPDKMTIYQDCMNTFNESPVSAKRCRLLISRLLRLLSSGETFPQTEATALFFSISKLFQHQNDSLRQVVYLAIKELSGISEDVLMATSSIMKDVQNGSDIVKPNAIRALTYVLDESTAFSAERLLKNAVVSKNQSVSSAALCTAYNLLPISEVTIKRFSNEAQEAIMEVKTAPMSARSEFVSKAPHITQYHALGLVYELKRNDKMALMKLIQQCSDGFVLKNQFARMELMKIVNDLIHRDTQLFAQFQQLFNVWLQDRSSLVSLETAKTITTFAIAHPRLVSPDLFATTVNVLRKLMNEFNCGAKLGAVKVVNKMAMVSPEKVAVCNPELESLLSMSNKELATFAITTLLKTSNEDNISNLIGRITEFVHKVSDDFKITVIEAIRTLSLKFPKEWKVIIKFLIDVLKNSEGAAKFKSSVVEAIIDIVAFVPQSKELALESLCDFIEDCEYNEVLVRVLHLLGKEGPSTSNPSLYVRHIFNRVVLENSIIRSAAVIALSKFALTKNDPTLKDSIVSLLNRISNDTDDEVRDRATISLKLLGSEHSFAKDLVQSKYYYDLNSLESKLTTYISTNEDSFKTPFDVSQIRKFSEDEMKAIELKHKQDRVFKSTDNDESGNRDAIAPATVSTNKRKDNDTYKGADLHEHEQDLLESKYADELSGMEEFKEFGKLINSSKVTPLTESEAEFVVRAVKHVFKDNIVLQFNITNTLVDVALDNVSVVCSAEDPENSRLEELFTLPIERLAPAGESACYVAFKKSTDTVMKGFLNTLHFTTRELNPDTHEPFEDDEGFQDEYEIDSLFLNAGDYIKSSFVGNFEATFDQLPNEEVAVYNIQEDLSLQEVIDKLVLNTSCLPLSNTQFAPTDSSSHVLKLFGKSALMGTKVALVIKMIKSSKGVALKAQCRTEDATLCADIVNNLM; encoded by the coding sequence ATGTCCGCGCAGACTTACAAGAAGTTCGAGAGCGCTGGGTCCAGCGACCTCCCAGACAAGATGACGATCTACCAGGATTGTatgaacactttcaacgAGTCGCCCGTCAGTGCGAAACGTTGTCGTTTGCTGATCTCCCGTCTGTTGAGACTGCTGTCCTCGGGGGAGACTTTCCCACAGACAGAGGCCACGGCGTTGTTCTTTTCGATCTCGAAACTGTTCCAACACCAAAACGATTCGTTGAGACAGGTCGTGTACTTGGCAATTAAAGAATTGAGTGGGATCTCAGAGGACGTTCTTATGGCGACGTCCTCCATTATGAAGGACGTGCAGAATGGGTCCGATATCGTGAAACCAAACGCAATCAGGGCGCTCACGTACGTGCTTGACGAGTCCACGGCGTTCTCCGCGGAGAGACTGTTGAAAAATGCAGTGGTCAGTAAGAACCAGTCTGTTTCGTCTGCTGCGCTGTGCACCGCGTACAACCTGCTGCCAATCTCGGAGGTCACAATCAAGAGATTCTCCAATGAGGCACAGGAGGCCATCATGGAGGTGAAGACCGCGCCGATGTCCGCCAGATCCGAGTTCGTGTCCAAAGCGCCACACATTACGCAGTACCACGCGTTGGGGCTTGTCTACGAACTCAAGAGGAACGACAAGATGGCACTTATGAAATTGATTCAACAGTGTTCCGATGGGTttgtgttgaagaaccagTTCGCAAGAATGGAGCTCATGAAGATCGTCAACGACTTGATACACAGAGACACGCAGCTGTTCGCGCAATTCCAACAGCTGTTCAACGTCTGGCTGCAGGACAGGTCCTCGCTCGTCAGCCTCGAGACAGCGAAGACGATCACGACTTTCGCGATAGCACACCCAAGACTCGTCTCCCCGGACTTGTTCGCCACGACTGTCAACGTCTTGCGTAAACTAATGAACGAATTCAACTGTGGTGCCAAATTGGGGGCAGTGAAAGTGGTCAATAAGATGGCAATGGTCTCTCCAGAAAAAGTTGCCGTTTGTAACCCTGAACTGGAATCGCTGCTTTCCATGTCCAACAAAGAACTTGCAACTTTCGCGATCACCACGTTGTTGAAGACCAGTAACGAGGACAACATCTCGAATCTAATCGGCCGCATCACCGAGTTCGTCCATAAAGTGTCTGACGATTTCAAAATCACAGTCATCGAGGCCATCCGTACTTTGTCGCTCAAATTCCCCAAGGAATGGAAAGTGATCATAAAGTTTCTGATCGACGTCTTGAAAAATAGCGAGGGTGCGGCAAAGTTTAAAAGCAGCGTCGTGGAGGCAATCATCGACATTGTAGCCTTCGTTCCACAGTCCAAGGAATTGGCATTAGAGAGCCTGTGTGACTTCATCGAGGACTGTGAGTACAACGAAGTTCTCGTCAGAGTGCTGCATCTCCTGGGTAAAGAGGGGCCCTCGACTTCAAACCCATCCCTGTACGTGAGACACATCTTTAACAGGGTCGTCCTGGAGAACTCCATTATCAGATCCGCTGCCGTCATTGCGTTGTCTAAGTTCGCGCTAACGAAGAACGAccccactttgaaggacTCGATTGTCAGTCTGCTAAACAGAATCTCCAACGACACAGACGACGAAGTCAGGGATAGAGCAACCATATCTTTGAAGCTGCTAGGTTCCGAGCACAGTTTTGCAAAGGACCTGGTTCAATCCAAATATTACTACGACTTGAACTCTCTTGAAAGCAAGTTGACAACTTACATCTCAACGAACGAGGATTCATTCAAGACCCCATTCGACGTCTCCCAGATACGCAAGTTCTCTGAGGACGAGATGAAGGCGATAGAATTGAAGCACAAGCAAGACAGGGTGTTCAAATCCACTGATAATGACGAAAGTGGCAACAGGGATGCTATTGCTCCTGCGACCGTCTCCACGAATAAGAGGAAGGACAACGACACATACAAGGGTGCCGACTTGCACGAACACGAACAAGACCTGTTGGAGAGTAAGTACGCTGACGAGTTGAGTGGGATGGAGGAGTTCAAGGAGTTCGGTAAGCTGATCAATAGCTCTAAGGTGACTCCATTGACGGAATCGGAAGCCGAATTCGTTGTTCGCGCTGTGAAACACGTCTTCAAGGACAACATCGTCCTACAGTTCAACATCACCAACACTTTAGTTGATGTTGCCCTAGACAACGTTTCTGTCGTCTGCTCCGCTGAAGACCCTGAGAACTCACGTCTAGAGGAATTATTCACTCTACCGATCGAGAGACTGGCACCAGCTGGTGAATCCGCATGTTACGTAGCGTTCAAGAAATCGACCGACACGGTGATGAAAGGCTTCTTGAATACTCTTCATTTCACCACCAGAGAATTGAATCCAGACACACACGAACCAttcgaggacgacgaggggTTCCAAGACGAATACGAGATCGATTCGTTGTTTTTGAACGCCGGTGACTACATCAAATCTTCGTTTGTTGGGAACTTCGAGGCTACCTTTGACCAGTTGCCCAATGAGGAAGTGGCCGTCTACAACATCCAGGAGGACCTGTCGTTACAAGAAGTTATTGATAAACTAGTTTTGAACACAAGCTGTCTACCGCTAAGCAACACACAATTCGCCCCCACGGATTCAAGCTCCCACGTGCTTAAGCTGTTTGGTAAGTCTGCTCTGATGGGCACGAAAGTAGCACTAGTCATCAAGATGATCAAGAGCTCGAAGGGTGTAGCCCTGAAGGCGCAATGCAGGACCGAAGATGCCACTTTGTGCGCGGATATAGTCAACAACTTAATGTGA
- the CAF40 gene encoding CCR4-NOT core subunit CAF40 (similar to Saccharomyces cerevisiae CAF40 (YNL288W); ancestral locus Anc_3.72): MLGTRLLYKECPGSHLLLFSLCMRREQTALLKRVVASLLGLLKPAQIPAAAMNQPPQHALDDPNVYHWICQLTYGPQKEQALLELGRKREQFDDLAPVLWSSFGVMTSLLNEIISVYPMLQPALLSNQLSNRVCNALVLLQCVASHSDTKHLFLQAHIPLFLFPFLNTTSRQRTFEYLRLTSLGVIGALVKNDSQDVIGFLLRTDIVPLCLRIMESSSELSKTVAIFILQKILLDDIGLQYICATMERFYAVTNVLKDMVEQLTLHAPPGRLLKHIIRCYLRLSDDLEARRLLKLVLPEKLRDNTFTEVLRDDVGSKRCLAQLLLTLNEDTQQQQPQQQQPQFPATTAN; the protein is encoded by the coding sequence ATGCTTGGGACTCGTCTGCTATACAAAGAGTGTCCGGGTAGCcaccttcttctcttctctctttgtatgagaagagaacaaacGGCACTCTTGAAGAGGGTTGTGGCCTCACTCTTGGGCCTTCTCAAGCCTGCACAGATACCAGCAGCCGCAATGAACCAGCCGCCCCAGCACGCGCTGGACGATCCGAACGTGTACCACTGGATATGCCAACTGACGTACGGCCCGCAGAAGGAGCAAGCACTCTTGGAGTTGGGTCGTAAGCGGGAACAATTCGACGACTTGGCTCCCGTGCTTTGGTCGTCCTTCGGGGTGATGACCTCGCTGCTGAACGAGATCATATCCGTGTACCCGATGCTGCAGCCGGCGTTGCTCTCCAACCAGTTGTCGAACAGGGTGTGTAACGCGCTCGTGCTGTTGCAGTGTGTCGCATCGCACTCGGACACGAAACATCTGTTCCTCCAGGCACACATCCCGCTGTTCCTGTTCCCCTTCCTCAACACGACGTCGAGGCAGCGGACCTTCGAGTACTTGAGGTTGACGTCGTTGGGGGTCATCGGTGCCCTTGTCAAGAACGATTCGCAGGACGTCATTGGGTTCCTGCTCAGAACGGATATTGTCCCACTGTGTCTACGGATCATGGAGTCCTCCTCAGAGTTGTCCAAAACAGTGGCCATCTTCATCTTACAGAAGATCCTGCTCGATGATATCGGGCTACAGTATATCTGCGCAACAATGGAACGGTTCTACGCGGTGACTAACGTCCTCAAGGACATGGTCGAGCAACTCACGCTGCATGCTCCGCCGGGGAGACTTCTCAAACACATCATACGTTGCTACTTGCGGCTCAGCGACGACCTCGAGGCCAGGAGGCTGCTGAAACTGGTGCTTCCGGAGAAACTGAGGGACAACACGTTCACAGAAGTGCTACGCGACGACGTCGGGTCCAAGAGATGTCTAGCCCAACTGCTTCTAACGCTGAACGAGGATacccagcagcaacagccacaacaacagcagcccCAATTCCCTGCAACTACTGCAAACTAG
- the RFC3 gene encoding replication factor C subunit 3 (similar to Saccharomyces cerevisiae RFC3 (YNL290W); ancestral locus Anc_3.69) → MSRESLPWVEKYRPSSLDDVYGQGEIVSVLHKFIQENRLPHLLFYGPPGTGKTSTIVALAREIYGKNYSHMVLELNASDDRGIDVVRNQIKEFASTRQIFSRGFKLVILDEADAMTNAAQNALRRIIEKYTKNTRFCILANYSHKLTPALQSRCTRFRFQPLPEDAIKRRIANVLVHEHLRVSEDAVQALIKLSKGDMRRVLNVLQASKATLGDDESDEVSTDTIYECCGAARPADLRKILKSILEEDWNTAYYTLHKIRQEQGLALIDLIEGIMEILDQYELQHEQTRINLCMKLADLEYAISKGGDSKIQSSALIGVVKTCFENEVLEAQPA, encoded by the coding sequence ATGTCTAGAGAGAGTCTGCCCTGGGTGGAGAAGTACCGTCCTTCGAGTCTGGACGATGTGTACGGTCAGGGAGAGATTGTATCCGTGCTGCACAAGTTTATACAGGAGAACAGGTTGCCCCATTTGCTCTTCTACGGCCCGCCCGGGACAGGTAAGACGTCTACGATTGTGGCGCTTGCTCGGGAAATATATGGAAAGAACTACTCGCACATGGTTCTCGAGCTGAACGCGTCTGACGACAGGGGGATCGATGTCGTGCGGAACCAGATCAAAGAGTTCGCGTCCACGAGGCAGATATTCTCGCGTGGGTTCAAGTTGGTCATCCTGGATGAGGCGGATGCAATGACCAATGCGGCGCAGAACGCGCTCCGTAGAATCATTGAGAAGTACACCAAGAACACGCGGTTTTGTATCCTTGCCAATTACTCGCACAAGTTGACCCCCGCTTTGCAAAGTAGGTGTACCCGGTTCCGGTTCCAGCCTTTGCCCGAGGACGCTATAAAGAGGAGGATCGCCAACGTGCTCGTGCACGAGCATCTGCGGGTTTCCGAGGATGCCGTGCAGGCGCTGATCAAGTTGTCGAAGGGGGACATGCGGCGTGTGTTGAACGTTCTGCAGGCGAGCAAAGCGACGTTGGGAGACGACGAGAGCGATGAGGTTTCTACGGATACCATTTACGAGTGCTGCGGTGCCGCGAGACCCGCTGATCTGCGGAAGATCTTGAAGTCTATCCTGGAGGAAGACTGGAACACTGCGTACTACACATTGCACAAGATCAGGCAGGAGCAGGGACTTGCACTGATAGATCTGATAGAGGGGATCATGGAGATCCTCGACCAGTACGAGTTGCAGCACGAGCAAACGAGAATCAACCTGTGTATGAAGCTTGCGGACCTCGAGTACGCGATTTCGAAGGGCGGGGACTCCAAGATCCAGAGCAGCGCGCTGATCGGCGTCGTGAAGACCTGTTTTGAGAACGAGGTTTTGGAGGCGCAGCCGGCATAG
- the MID1 gene encoding Mid1p (similar to Saccharomyces cerevisiae MID1 (YNL291C); ancestral locus Anc_3.68), giving the protein MWSALWLLCGLVFSAVHSWGVPRFDFDRYGALRSSTSIINSDNIAEWTPIVSELTPGKQDFYMFNISDKSSGLGFAPSYEILIFMSGNICSQPPFENASFNSLEVEVRLSYAFNDTIAVNASIGESVAFSSGYVEALEVCPLNVTDQTAFTKSQFSNLYVVVELYNTTSKLPLQVTPETAQMTWSYRLSISENDLVFQWDERSWLEVLDTDHNSALLMTGNVSADHHSQMGNVSVYDPSLYDIYIYTEEESTKLMQAQMNFSLCAVTNGNYLVTSANEVNVSSNMMENTLRVQKTIASSGNGVSEFFYVTGLNMSTSYVAYLTKKIGQRGNLSDVGGILFSNIEFTTAIDDSCSLIYGLDFCTDVMYSVPTSSLAAGNKTLMAETYDNIAKGVYANFSSALKLVSCDTELDARYSPLRTCEDCARSYRDWLCAVSIPRCTTRHSEYYLMRSKNDNRNAFINEYIRPIRNYYEILPCINMCYNLVSDCPSVFGFSCPSSNKNEELLLNSYNYFIEDSWDPTCNFLGNITHALKS; this is encoded by the coding sequence ATGTGGTCTGCCCTGTGGTTGCTATGCGGGCTAGTGTTTAGTGCGGTGCACTCGTGGGGGGTGCCCAGGTTTGATTTTGATAGGTACGGTGCACTGCGATCGTCTACGTCCATCATTAACTCGGACAATATAGCCGAGTGGACACCCATAGTGTCAGAGCTGACTCCAGGGAAGCAGGACTTCTACATGTTCAACATCAGCGACAAGTCCTCGGGACTCGGGTTCGCACCCAGTTACGAAATTCTCATCTTCATGAGTGGTAATATATGCAGCCAACCACCTTTCGAGAATGCATCGTTCAACAGTTTAGAGGTAGAAGTGAGACTAAGTTACGCGTTTAACGATACAATCGCAGTAAATGCATCCATTGGCGAATCGGTCGCGTTTTCGTCCGGATACGTCGAAGCGTTGGAAGTGTGCCCGTTAAACGTGACTGATCAGACAGCCTTTACCAAGTCTCAGTTCTCGAACTTGTACGTCGTTGTGGAGCTTTACAATACCACGTCCAAGTTGCCACTACAGGTGACACCAGAGACTGCACAGATGACATGGTCGTACAGGCTCAGCATATCGGAGAATGACCTCGTGTTCCAATGGGACGAAAGGTCATGGTTAGAGGTTCTGGACACGGATCATAACTCTGCGTTACTGATGACCGGTAACGTCTCCGCGGACCATCACTCACAAATGGGGAACGTCTCCGTATACGATCCATCGCTGTACGACATATACATCTAcacagaggaggaaagtACGAAGCTGATGCAAGCTCAGATGAATTTCTCGCTGTGTGCCGTGACAAACGGTAATTACTTGGTCACCTCTGCCAACGAGGTCAACGTCAGCTCCAATATGATGGAGAACACCCTACGCGTACAAAAAACCATCGCCTCCAGTGGGAACGGGGTCAGCGAGTTCTTCTACGTCACGGGGCTCAATATGTCAACGTCATACGTCGCGTATcttaccaaaaaaattggcCAAAGAGGTAACCTTTCCGACGTTGGTGGCATTCTCTTCTCAAATATCGAGTTCACCACCGCAATAGACGATAGTTGCTCTCTCATATACGGCCTCGATTTTTGCACAGATGTCATGTATTCAGTGCCGACCTCCTCGTTGGCAGCTGGGAATAAAACACTAATGGCTGAGACCTATGACAATATCGCCAAGGGGGTATACGCCAACTTCAGCAGCGCACTGAAACTGGTATCGTGTGACACGGAACTGGACGCCAGGTATTCACCCTTGAGGACTTGTGAGGACTGTGCAAGATCGTACAGAGATTGGCTCTGCGCGGTTTCCATTCCCAGATGCACCACAAGACACTCAGAGTACTACCTGATGAGGAGCAAAAATGATAATAGGAACGCCTTCATCAACGAATACATAAGGCCAATCCGCAACTATTACGAAATCCTCCCCTGCATCAACATGTGTTACAACCTTGTAAGTGACTGCCCGAGTGTTTTCGGATTTTCTTGCCCGTCGTCgaacaaaaatgaagaactgttgttgaacagttaCAACTACTTTATCGAGGATTCCTGGGATCCCACATGCAACTTTTTGGGAAATATCACACATGCCTTGAAGTCTTAG
- the PUS4 gene encoding pseudouridine synthase PUS4 (similar to Saccharomyces cerevisiae PUS4 (YNL292W); ancestral locus Anc_3.67), which produces MNGIFAIEKPSGITSNHFMLKVQHLFNGSSVFSKEIARLTAERMQQYREQTGKTPSKRKLRKVSKVKMGHGGTLDPLASGVLIIGVGSGTKQLANYLSGTVKVYECEALFGVSTTSGDVEGEILSETSTRHLKMEELQSLKEKFEGSLKQTPPIFAALKMNGKPLHEYAREGKPLPRAIEPREVTIYDLTIFENSLSKTHNYPLLRPTTYESKDTVKNLNANLLNDTLYFSKEYCEAHNLDTEVAQIEDPIPLTQEESDEIASMGDQYRSPLLHFKAKVSSGTYIRSLVSDVGKALRSSSYMVKLVRLQQQKWSLEKGNVFKLEDFTENHEDSWTKVLQEVFDRGSEVNISEEFVKAKQELKEVEPRVKATTTEVEEAVAEAPAIDTDSTQQESVEGNTGTKRKIDDV; this is translated from the coding sequence ATGAACGGGATATTTGCAATTGAGAAACCCAGTGGGATCACGTCGAACCATTTTATGCTGAAAGTTCAGCATCTGTTTAATGGGAGCTCCGTTTTCTCCAAAGAGATCGCCAGGTTAACGGCGGAAAGGATGCAACAGTACAGGGAGCAAACCGGGAAAACGCCTAGCAAAAGGAAGTTAAGAAAGGTTTCCAAAGTTAAGATGGGCCACGGTGGGACGCTGGATCCGTTGGCATCTGGTGTCTTAATAATTGGGGTCGGTTCCGGGACCAAGCAGTTGGCTAATTATTTGTCCGGTACAGTAAAAGTGTACGAGTGTGAGGCATTGTTTGGTGTCTCGACAACGTCCGGTGATGTAGAAGGCGAGATCTTATCAGAGACCTCTACCAGGCATTTAAAAATGGAGGAATTGcaatctttgaaggagaaatTCGAGGGTTCTTTGAAGCAGACACCGCCCATCTTTGCCGCATTGAAAATGAACGGGAAACCACTACACGAGTATGCACGGGAGGGGAAACCTTTACCGAGGGCCATTGAACCCAGAGAGGTAACGATCTACGATCTGACCATATTCGAGAATTCCCTCTCCAAAACGCACAATTATCCTCTGCTGAGGCCGACTACCTATGAGAGTAAAGACACTGTCAAAAACCTGAATGCCAACTTACTAAACGACACTCTGTATTTTTCTAAAGAGTATTGTGAAGCGCATAACTTAGACACGGAGGTGGCACAAATTGAAGATCCTATCCCGTTAACGCAAGAGGAAAGTGATGAGATCGCGAGCATGGGCGATCAATACAGATCTCCTTTGCTACATTTCAAAGCGAAGGTCTCTTCCGGTACTTATATTCGTTCGCTTGTGAGTGATGTCGGGAAAGCACTACGGTCGTCGAGCTATATGGTGAAACTGGTTAGGctgcaacaacaaaagtGGTCCCTGGAGAAGGGCAATGTATTTAAGTTGGAAGACTTTACGGAAAACCATGAGGATTCTTGGACCAAAGTGTTGCAGGAGGTATTTGACCGTGGATCTGAAGTGAATATCTCAGAAGAGTTCGTTAAAGCAAAgcaagaattgaaggaggtTGAGCCTAGAGTTAAAGCGACAACCActgaagttgaagaggcAGTTGCTGAGGCCCCTGCGATAGACACAGATTCCACGCAGCAAGAATCTGTGGAGGGGAACACTGGGACGAAGCGGAAGATCGATGATGTGTAA